One Epinephelus lanceolatus isolate andai-2023 chromosome 10, ASM4190304v1, whole genome shotgun sequence genomic region harbors:
- the ensab gene encoding endosulfine alpha b, with protein sequence MSTENLDPDTQVDCEDEKQDSQEKNANPVKAEEAKLKAKYPGLGQKPGGSEFLMKRLQKGTKYFDSGDYNMAKANMKKLPVAGPDKNLVTGDHIPTPQDLPQRKSSLVTSKLAG encoded by the exons ATGTCAACAGAGAACCTGGACCCGGACACTCAGGTGGACTGCGAGGACGAAAAACAG gACTCCCAGGAGAAGAATGCGAACCCTGTGAAGGCAGAGGAGGCCAAGCTGAAGGCCAAGTACCCCGGCCTGGGACAGAAGCCCGGCGGCTCAGAATTCCTGATGAAGAGACTACAGAAAGGG ACAAAGTACTTCGACTCAGGCGACTACAACATGGCCAAGGCCAACATGAAGAAGCTTCCTGTGGCTGGACCCGACAAGAACCTGGTGACCGGCGACCACATTCCCACGCCACAGGACCTGCCCCAGAGGAAGTCCTCCTTGGTGACCAGCAAGCTAGCCGGCTAG
- the mcl1b gene encoding induced myeloid leukemia cell differentiation protein Mcl-1b — protein sequence MNIIPTKRGALNVTTGVMSCFILPQNGAVEGNINYGTRESSRQIAMGSSKDSHNGNVSCNDTPKRPRVLGVNSNGYATKNLRDDSEDIDNGSLPCTPELQSDSEVEVSGCPAGDEVLESDTRQLLSRFFRDFSRLSKPQWNESRQLATMKRVVEDVLEKHRYAFNGMINKLSLDDRRDDDSFVSAVAKSLFADGTTNWGRVASLVAFGAVVCQYLKEKGRENCVELVAQEISTYLLSDQRDWLVKNNGWDGFVEFFRVADPESKVRNTLMAFAGFAGIGATLALLIR from the exons ATGAACATTATTCCGACTAAACGAGGCGCGTTGAACGTGACGACCGGAGTCATGAGCTGTTTTATTCTTCCTCAAAATGGAGCCGTGGAGGGAAACATCAACTACGGCACCAGAGAGTCCTCCCGGCAGATCGCCATGGGCTCATCGAAGGACTCTCACAACGGGAATGTTAGCTGTAATGATACCCCGAAACGGCCCCGGGTCCTCGGGGTGAACTCAAACGGGTATGCGACCAAGAACCTCCGGGACGACAGCGAGGACATCGACAACGGCTCTCTGCCGTGCACACCGGAGCTACAGTCGGACAGCGAGGTGGAGGTGTCCGGCTGCCCGGCGGGGGACGAGGTCCTGGAGAGCGACACCAGGCAGCTGCTGAGCCGCTTCTTCAGAGACTTTAGCCGACTTTCTAAACCTCAGTGGAATGAGAGCAGACAACTAGCGACTATGAAAAGAGTTGTGGAGGACGTTTTGGAAAAGCACAGATATGCGTTCAATG GTATGATCAACAAACTGTCGTTGGACGACAGGAGAGATGACGACAGTTTTGTCAGCGCTGTAGCCAAGAGCCTGTTTGCAGATGGAACAACCAACTGGGGTCGTGTGGCCAGCCTGGTGGCGTTTGGGGCAGTGGTGTGTCAGTACCTGAAGGAGAAGGGCAGGGAGAACTGTGTGGAGCTGGTGGCACAGGAGATCTCCACCTACCTGCTGTCTGACCAGAGGGACTGGCTGGTTAAAAACAACGGCTGG GATGGTTTTGTGGAGTTCTTTCGAGTAGCAGACCCAGAGTCCAAAGTAAGGAACACACTCATGGCCTTTGCTGGATTTGCCGGTATCGGGGCGACCCTGGCCCTGTTGATCAGGTGA